Within the Streptomyces sp. NBC_00353 genome, the region GGTCGACCAGGGTGTAGGCGCGCTGGTGCGGTTTGCCCGCCTGCTCGAACCAGATCCTGACCCACATCGTCGGGTGTGCGCCGCCGGTCGCGGCGAGCAGGCCGCCGTCGGTCAGGTGCACCCGGCGGAAGTCGTCGGTGACCTGTTCGGCCCCGGTCACGGTGAACTCGAAGTCCCTCCCGCGCATCAGCTTGAGGACGACGCCCTCCCAGCCGTGCCCCACAACTGTCTCCTCCCCGGGGAACCATCTCGGATCGCTTTTAGGTTAGGCTAACCTAAATTTTGGGGGCTGAGGCGACGAGCGAGGGCGGGAACGGCATGCGCAACGAGGTCTACCGGGACGACTGGGGCATACCCCATCTGCGAGCGGCCGGTGTCTGCGAACTCGCCCATGCCCAGGGGCGCAACGTCGCCCTGGACCGCGCCTGGCAGATCGAGGTCGAACGGCACCGGGTACAGGGCACGACGGCTGCCTTCCTCGGTGCGGAGGCCGTGGAGTGGGACCGGTTCGCCCGCCGGGCCCGGCTGGACGACACCGCCCGCCGCTGCTTCGAACGCCTCGCTCCGGAGACCGCCGACTGGGTGCGGGCGTACGTCGACGGCGTCAACGCGGGACTGGGCGAAGGAGCGCGAGAGGCGCCCGAGTTCGCCGCTGTCGGCCTCGCCCCGGGCACCTGGCAGCCGTGGACCCCGCTGGGTGTCTGGCTCGCCACCCATATCCTGTTCGCGGGCTTCCCCACCAAGCTCTGGCGTGAGGAGGTCGCCCGCCGGCTGGGCGACGACGCGATCGAACTCTTCGCCACCGACGGTCCCGGCACCTCCGGCAGCAACGGCTGGCTCGTCACCGCCGAGCGCACCGCCACCGGGGCGGCGATCATCGCGGGCGACCCGCACCGGTTCATCGAGGACCCCGGCGTCTACCAGCAGATCCGGCTCGCCTGCCCCGAGTTCGACGTGGTGGGCCTCGCCGTACCCGGCGTTCCCGGCATCGCGCACTTCGGGCACACCGGGGAGGTCGCCTGGGCGATCACCAACGCCATGGCCGACTACCAGGACCTCTACCGGGAACGGCTGCGGCGTACGCCGGCCGGTGGGGTGCAGGCGCTCGGCCCCGACGGCTGGGAGCCGGCCGCCGCCCACACCGAGACCATCGAGGTGGCGGGCGCCGCCCCCGTGACCGTCGAGGTCGTCGAGACCGGCCGCGGCCCGGTGATCATCGGTGGCCCGGACACCGGAGAGGAAGCCGTCAGCCTCCGCCACCCGCCCCGCGTCACCGGTGAACTCGGCTTCGACGCCCTGCCCGCGCTGCTCCGCGCCCGCACGGTCGCCGACCTCGACGTCGCCCTGGACCGCTGGGTGGAGCCCGTCAATGTGGTCCTGGCGGCGGACACGGAGGGCGCGACGCTGCACCGGGTCGCCGGACACGTGCCGCTGCGCCCGCACACGAACCGGCTGCGCACCGTGCCCGCCTGGGACGCCGCGTACGCCTGGCGGAGCGACCACGCACCGATGGCGCGCGCGGACGTCCACGGCACGGCGGTGATGGCCAACCAGCGGGGGATCGCCGCCCCGCTCGGCGTCGAGTTCGCGCCCCCGCACCGCGCCGACCGGATACAGGAACTGCTCGACGAGTCCGCCCGCTGGACCGCCAAGGACATGGCGGCTCTCCACATGGACACCCATCTCGCCTCGGCCGGGGCCCTGTTGAGGCTGCTGGAAGAGGTGGCGGGGCTCGACGGCCCGGAGGCCGTACGGCAGCGCGACCGGCTGCTGCGCTGGGACCGGA harbors:
- a CDS encoding GNAT family N-acetyltransferase; this translates as MRNEVYRDDWGIPHLRAAGVCELAHAQGRNVALDRAWQIEVERHRVQGTTAAFLGAEAVEWDRFARRARLDDTARRCFERLAPETADWVRAYVDGVNAGLGEGAREAPEFAAVGLAPGTWQPWTPLGVWLATHILFAGFPTKLWREEVARRLGDDAIELFATDGPGTSGSNGWLVTAERTATGAAIIAGDPHRFIEDPGVYQQIRLACPEFDVVGLAVPGVPGIAHFGHTGEVAWAITNAMADYQDLYRERLRRTPAGGVQALGPDGWEPAAAHTETIEVAGAAPVTVEVVETGRGPVIIGGPDTGEEAVSLRHPPRVTGELGFDALPALLRARTVADLDVALDRWVEPVNVVLAADTEGATLHRVAGHVPLRPHTNRLRTVPAWDAAYAWRSDHAPMARADVHGTAVMANQRGIAAPLGVEFAPPHRADRIQELLDESARWTAKDMAALHMDTHLASAGALLRLLEEVAGLDGPEAVRQRDRLLRWDRRMDADSTDATLYAALRAEVVHRLAAHPALAPLHGSAHLDPYPELFHPWLATVPRIAYALEGLLTGEDGLLTHAERVAVVAGAMEGVAGAEVRRPWGELHRLSSWQALPGTGSDPDESRPGLAGDHDCVLSTSSVPGVTDRSARGPAARYVWDLARREDSLWVVPFGASGVAGGAHHCDQLPLWVRGELVPVVTDWNLLHREEERLDVSAGTGAGARAESAVFERKVDGFGTVSLVPVDPARDLDVLHAWVTEDRARFWGMGGYSREQVLETYEFLDSLTTHHAYLAYRGGVPVALFQTYEPDADPLGECYDVQPGDHGVHLLIGPAGPAGPEPGFTGALFSVLIEYVFSDPAHLRVVVEPDARNAKGVARMVRAGFELGPEIDKPEKRARLAFLSRTAATGA